In the genome of Raphanus sativus cultivar WK10039 chromosome 9, ASM80110v3, whole genome shotgun sequence, the window aataaaaatatgaaaataagaaaaattagataaaatcatggagaatgtGACAAATTAGCAAAATcactttatataaattaattagaaatttcgaaatattaatattatttaaattaataaattaaatatttaagctataactaataaaaatatgacaaataagcaaaattagctaaaatcaaagagaatgtgacaaatcagcaaaataacttcataaataatagtatagatagattgagtgttaaaaagaaaaatcttgAAAGTTGTTGAAAACATACATACTGATTTGATACGAGCTAAATACATAATGATTTGATAATGCAATCTCTATCTTGGTTTTAAAAGAAAGTTATACCTTAACCTTTCCACGATATTAAACATTtacattagattttttttctatattttttgaCATTTACATACACGTTGGGGCCGTTGGCATACTCCAATTTTGCAAGTTACATACGTTGGCATACTCCATCTAACACAGGACAAACTAAACGAGTTACAAGTATACAAATTTTCAAgagaaatattaaattttgtaacttgAGCAATAAAATATTGCTTTACCTGCTTGTTCTTTTTCATAATTTCGGGTGTATGAAAACATATCGTAAGAATATTCAGTGCTCCTATCAAATCTAAATATCTTCTTAATTAACTCACTTCAAGTAATATAGATATAATCATTAAATCCATATCGCTTTCACATTTACTTAGTTCTTCGTAACAATTACGAAAgcttgtcatatatatatagttttctcTTCATTTATAATTGCCGCTATATCTTGTTTTAGTGGCCTGACTGACTGATTTATCCAATTTGAGAACATTACGTAAGAAAAACaccagatattttttttttataattaatatctaAGTTGAATTTACCAATACGTCATGTTAAATACTTTCAAGTAGCTCACATCAGGGGCGAAGCTAGGGTGTTGGGAGGGGGTGCCTGTGCACCCATAATCTTTTTGAAAAACCAATGCATTCTttcacaaatttttttatgtgcacccaaaaatattttaatttaatactaGTGCACCCATGAAAATAGTTGTCTGGATTCGCCCCTGGCTCACATACCTAGTTTATACGATATCTATTTcgcattaaattattttcagtaACAAGCAACAAAATATACACActgacattttaaaatttatgtaaagTGTGTTTAATTAGGCGTGTGACTATTTATAGGCCATGGACGTTTGGAACACAAACTCTtttcaaagaacaaaaaaaaaaactacaaatcaaagaaaaatgaaTACCGCTACCAATTTTCTTGTGATGCTCTTGTTCATTGGAGTTCTTTGTACTGATGTAGGCGCAAGGAAGCTCGAGAAAGTGTCCAAAGAACTGATGGATCAAAAACCCCTTATGCTTCCGCCATTGCCATCAACGCTTCCGACACCAGTGATTCCGCCAGTACCCATCCCTGGATTAGGTGAAGCAGTCTCTGCAACAAAAGGAGTTGAGAACGGAGTAGGTATGTTGTCCAAAGACACCAAATTAGGCATCTCTATTCCTAAAACTGCCGCTACCAACGGCGTTGGAACTGAGCTTGTCCTTACTGTTACAAGTACGGCCATCAGAGTGATAACTGCCAATGATAATGCTACATCGGGTCCTGGTGGTCCTGGCTCTAGTGCAGCTGGAAGAACCTATGTAAGTACCTCTGGAAATGTCACTGTCGATGGTCCTAACCCAAGTGCTTATTCTACCAGTATCGCTAACCGTCAAGATGGTGCCGATGGTCCTAACCCAAGTGCTTATTCTACCAGTATCGCTAACCGTCAAGATGGTGCCGATGCTGAAGCGGGTCCCGACGGTGCTAAAAGCAATGGATCTAGTAACGGATATGCCTACACCAGGGCGGGTGGCAGCATTGGCAACAGTGTCCCTTGAACAATTAATAATACTCCGCAAAATCAGCAATCTCTTCTGTATTCATAAATAAAACTAGAGATTGTCACCTCTATCAATTATGATATTATGTTACTCGCCATGTGTAATGTCtattgtatatatatgaaatcAATGCAATACTTCCGACCTAATTAATCTCCGCTAGTAAAATACATACGCATGTGTTTTCTTGGTTACCTATGCATGACAAAATATACGACCTTGTTTCGTTTCATGCCTTCATCTGAATGATAGGCTCAGCGGTTGGATAACGCATGTTCTTGTTGCGTAGTGTCTATGAATTTCAGTTCTATGCAGCCACTTTTTTTTATGCAGCCTCTTTTTGAACGCAACAAGTACATGTCCTCCTCAGAATTTACTAAAATATCTAAGACTAACAAAACTCGCTCAAGAATCATTAATCCATTCGCGTCATCAGTTCAAAAACTCATCTTCCATCTCCTGTTTCATACTCTTAAACATATACTGTACGAGGGAACTGATGGAagaataaccaaaaaataaaagaaagataatataaatCCCAACTAAAGGGAGTTATTGCAACCTTCTAGCGTCGGTTAAAGAATCCGAAAAGGAAGTTAGAAAATATTTGTCATGATACTGATCAAGTAATCTGACGTTGGAGAAGTAACTGATTACATACTCGATTTTAACACAAATGACAAGACAATATTAGAAACCCTATCTATagtttcaactttcaaaatatgatactgcTACAAGTTTATAATTCACGAGGTTGACTTCGGGTAATTTCACATCTTGGTACGACCATTAGTTGTAATTTACCAATGCATTTAGGTATGCATGTTTCTTGTAAGAAAGGCGCACGTATCCcaataaattcatatattttctcAGTTTTATAATAAGCATCATTCTAACTGTTTTTAGAATTTTGGTATTTCAGATAAGTTTttagtattataatttttttttaattttcagattTGATATTTTGGTTATAGTTTGTTACCCAAACTCGAACAGAAACTCACGGGTCCAAAAAACTCAATAGGCATTTTTTTCCATCCAAAATTCGAATCTGTATTTTTGTGTTGGTTTCAGTTCAATTTTTGGGTTCAGATAGAATGAATAAGCccaataaaaagttatataaaagtgtacataaaatttttaaataaacttattcatgaattatataattttaaaaaaaatcttatttgatATAGTACATTTTATAgcataataatatacaaaattctaaaatatgaaTTCATATCAAAATTTGTTTATAACCCAAAAAATCCAGAATCTACTTTGATTTATAAAACtgttaaataaaacattatcgCTTGTATTCTTTTGCTTTATTAACATTAAATTTAAGGTAGCACTGAACAATATATATCTACAGTAATATTATagcacaaaagaaaaaaccacaCCCAACCGTTATATCCCTCTCTCTAGAAttagagaaaaaacaaaacttgaaaAGATTATAAAATAGTAAAGTAATTCGAAACAGCAATGTGAAATATGGAgtttaattaagtttttattatctatactattatttgcgaagtaaaattttggattcgagctctcacgttaaaagttagagtggttaatatcgtttatacccttaataaataaaatatataaattaactctaaaataaaaacgaattaaaatgattaaaaataataataacaataataagaagaattatctgaaacctaatatatattaaaatataaaatatgatataaacacatatatagTGTGATTTTGGAttcgagctctcacgttaaaagttagagtggttaatatcgtttatacccttaataaataaaatatataaattaactccaaaataaaaacgaattaaaatgattaaaaataataataacaataataagaagaattatctgaaacctaatatatattaaaatataaaatatgatataaacacatatatagtgtgttgttatctgaaattatcttttaataataaattaaactaaaataaaacaacacataactaaagattaatcaagaaaaattatcagttttatataactgaaaagagaacatttagtttataatactatattcaaagcgattttctttctctcacgttaaaagttatagcgtttaaaattttcattattcttaatacataattaaattagatttgttaatatagaattactcacaaatttaaaacgaatttcattaatttgattctcatcattatctacaaaattatatattatgtgatccaataatatttacatcaaaatatttttaaaataaatataaatccatgtatatagttttgtgaatatatgaatattttcaagttgtttacataataaatatttttattaaaataaactttattgtatataaaattaatatttaattaattattaaatatatcaaaggcatgaaaataatttattttaataattttggattcgagctctcacgttaaaagttagagtggttaatatcgtttatacccttaatgaataaaatatataaattaactccaaaataaaaacgaattaaaatgattaaaaataataataacaataataagaagaattatctgaaacctaatatatattaaaaaataaaatatgatataaacacatatattgtgttgttatctgaaactatcttttaataataaattaaactaaaataaaacaacacataactaaagattaatcaagaaaaattatcaattttatataactgaaaagagaacatttagtttataatactatattcaaagcgattttctttctctcacgttaaaagttatagcgtttaaaattttcattattcttaatacataattaaattagatttgttaatatagaattactcacaaatttaaaacgaatttcattaatttgattctcatcattatctacaaattatatattatgtgatccaataatatttacatcaaaatattttaaaataaatataaatccttgtatatatttttatgaatatatgaatattttcaagttgtttacataataatttttttattaaaataaactttattgtatataaaattaatatttaattaattattaaatatatcaaaggcatgaaaataatttattttaatgtttctcgaatttataatatatttatttagtaatttgtaaaattattaagcccgcaactgcgggcaaaacacctagttatttCCAAATGGTAATGCATCCGCGATAAAGTTGGCTAGAAGATTAGGTAGATAACTATCATTCAATTATTTctttaatgaattattttttaaaaagtatcatCAGATTTGTGTGGGGTTTTATTGAACCAACCAGTATTAGATTGTATGTTAATGATGTGTTTTTGAGGTTTTATTGGGGTTTATCATGTTTTCACCTATTGGGGTTTAACTAAACTCAGATCAGATTATATACGGTCACCGAATTTATCAGATCGACCAAGTGCCTGGATCAGATACAAAAATGCTATTAAAATACtataaactaggtgttttccagcaccatgtgcagaaataaaagttttaaaatttaaatttattttaaaatacaaaatttgttaatttttgattttgttaatttttgattttattatttgcttacaatatgtaatcttaatttaataatatgtaaaaactttaagattaattttttattaaatgtattttagtaatatatatgtatatatttaaattaaaattttgaaatattatttaatttatatctttttgtttaaatatattaaatcaaattttttaaatgtaagagaaaattttgttaaatgtataattatcaaaacataaaactaaataattttctaaaatttatggatattaaaaataaactaatagcaTTGagattaaaaattacatttaaaactgtataattttgaagaattgttttactaataataattataaaatagaattaaattttgaaaattccaaaataatattatatttctattgataacattatattatttattgctatattaatgatgatctatgagttattaccatattttaaaaacttactaaatatacaaatcaacaataatTGTAAATGTCCATGTcgttatttaaagaaaattattctTCTTTTAAATGCATAGTATTTAGAAGAactgtttttgtaataaaaattctatacttataaaaatatagctaaataacatttcaaaattttaattattattatttttcaatttaatttattaacattatattatttattgctatattaatgatgttctatgagttattaccatattttaaaaacttactaaaaatacaaatcaacaataatTGTAAATGTCTATATCgttatttaaagaatttttttttaaatgcatagtATTTAGAAGAactgtttttgtaataaaaattatatacttataaaaatgtagctaaataatatttcaaaaattttaattattattattttcaatttaatttattatttattgttataataattatgatatataagttattatcatattttaaaaacttaccttaaatataaatcaatattaaatgtaaatatgtcataatgatttataagttattaccatattttaaaaaaattatcttaaatataaatcaatactaaatgtaaatatccatgTTATAATTTACttcaagccatgtcatcaatatTAGTGtgccatgtcatcatttttctttcaaaattaatatgatgatgacacatgtcaaaatcacttctcaaatatagactaggggatttttataaatgcacataaaataaaaaacgattttgtaacataagagtgtacataaaacatttcaaataaactaattgataagctatataattttaaacaaaaaagtattttcttcttcaatataatatgaatttgtaatttaataatgtATATCAAAACCAAACAATAATTCATATCAAACATTGTTCTTAGCCAAAAAATTTGCCCTTTTTAAGGCGTTGAtcaaaactgatttttttaggCGTTCATAGTGTGTATCTAAACCtaaattgataatttatttaaaaaactctttaataatatttaaaatcagtTTCCTAAAAAAGCTCTATCCCAGACCCGGACTTGAGAAGAAGATGTGTGGAAGTATGAGTTTTCCACCCTCATAAACTCATTTCagacttcttctttttttgctaaagtaTCTTTTGTTTAGTGATATCTGTacactatatattaatatttcatgTTCCAAGTTCAGATCACATATCAGACCGACACTGACTATCCCCCCAATATACACGAACCAAACACCATTGAATTTGTtctaaacagaaaacaaaaatggtATATAAAAGATGTATCATAATAACTCTTTCTCTCTAAAAAAGCTTACTTTTGAACGAAGCAATCACGAGAAACCTTTGAAAATCTCTTACTTTGGGTCCCTTCCTTATTCACTTGATTTCTTATGTAACTTGTAAAACTCAACTTGTATCCAAAACTTTCTGGTGCTTTTCCCTCTTCTCGTGTCCTCATCTTTTTCCCAGGAAAATTTTCTTCCCCTTTGTTAATTTTCCCGGAGAGTTTCATTGTTCTGCtaagaaaaagacaaagatGAAACCCATTTGTTTCCTTCTCTGTTTCTGTTTCATTCCTGTAAGAGTATCTTCCTTGTGACAAAATCTTTCTTAGTTTTAACATATCTGAAATTTTATATTCCCTGATTCTGTTTTGTCTTCCCGAGAAAATTAATGAAACCGCGGCTATATTCTCGGGAGATCCTACAGAACCCATGTTTCTGAATCAGTTCATGCACTTCCTGAAATCTATTCACACTTTCAGAAGGAAAACCCTAGTTCAATAAACCCTAGATCCTCTGCTTTCACAAACCCTACCTTGTGATCCAAGCTAACTCTCTTTGGATTCACCATGTCTGGTTCATGTTTCAACCCGTTTCGTCTCAGGCGGTCTCTGAGATCCAAATTTCTTCCAGAGTCTTCCTTCCCCGCCTCCTTATCCGCAAACCCATCTTCCTCCAAAACCAACCGGTATGCAGAAAGCGAGacgatggagaagaagagattcgaCAGCATGGAATCTTGGTCTATGATCCTAGAGTCCGAGAACGTGGAGACATGGGAAGCGTCTAAAGGGGAAAGAGAGGAATGGACCGCTGATCTTTCGCAGCTCTTTATTGGGAACAAGTTTGCTTCGGGAGCGCACAGCAGGATTTACAGAGGGATCTACAAACAGAGAGCGGTCGCCGTGAAGATGGTGAGGATCCCAACACACAAGAAAGAGACAAGGGCTAAACTCGAACAGCAGTTTAAGTCCGAGGTTGCTCTGCTTTCTCGTCTCTTTCACCCTAACATCGTCCAGGTCTGATTTTCTCTTTTTGCTTATCAAAGTTTAAAACCTTTTTCCATTATCAAGAAAATCTTGgtgaaaaaaaatttggtgggagaaaaaaacataacacaCAGATCTTATCTTTAGACCCATTGGTTTTAGATTATGAggtataaatttaataattaattattaataacacAAAACCTATTCTTTCATAGTTTTTTAACatcaaaaaactattttattgcTATCTAGACCAGAATAaactaataaacaaaaaataagtatatatggAGGATCTTAAATTCTGAAAATCTTCTCTTTATATTGCTATCTCCTTAAGTTCTGTGGAAAAAACTATTCTTTCTAGCAAGGAACAACATAGcatgtatatatatcaaatagaGAACAACATCATACAAAggcacattttaatatattgcaTCCATACGATCATAGGCCTTAATCGTTTCGAATACtaattatatctttattttgatatatagttTATTGCGGCTTGCAAGAAACCGCCGGTTTACTGCATAATAACTGAGTACATGTCACAAGGTAATCTCCGAATGTACCTCAACAAGAAGGAACCTTACTCGCTCTCGATTGAGACCGTACTAAGGCTAGCTTTAGACATCTCAAGAGGAATGGAGTATCTTCACTCGCAGGGTGTTATCCACAGAGACCTAAAGTCCAACAATTTACTTTTGAATGATGAAATGAGAGTTAAGGTTGCAGATTTTGGGACTTCTTGTCTTGAGACACAATGCAGAGAAGCCAAGGGTAATATGGGAACTTATCGATGGATGGCTCCAGAGATGATCAAGGAGAAACCTTATACTAGAAAAGTCGATGTTTATAGCTTCGGTATCGTTCTATGGGAACTCACAACTGCCTTGCTTCCATTCCAAGGCATGACTCCCGTGCAAGCCGCGTTTGCAGTCGCTGAAAAGGTGAAAAAAGCGTTTGTCTTTAACACTGAGATTGTGTTCGTTTGGGACGCAAGTCattaatattttctcttttaaaactGAGCAGAACGAGAGACCGCCATTACCGGCTAGCTGTCAGCCTGCGCTAGCTCACCTGATCAAGAGGTGCTGGTCGGAGAACCCTTCAAAGCGACCGGACTTCTCAAACATTGTGGCGGTGCTAGAGAAGTACGACGAATGTGTCAAAGAAGGACTGCCTTTGACGTCACATGCAAGCCTGACGAAGACCAAAAACGCGATTCTTGATCGACTTAAAGGCTGCGTCTCAGCCATCAGCTCaccatcttcctcttcttctgttCCTGTAAATGCCTAGTAATTTCAAAGTTATTTAATTACCATAACACTCGCTCTCATTGTAAAGATtactattcttcttctttttctttcacttATCTGATTGTATTTCGCATCTACACGATGTTATATGGTTTACATAATCACACGTAATTAATTAGGCTGATTAATTTGTATAATACAGAATATAATGAAACGTATATATTGATCACTGGTCTCTCATTTCGAAAGAAAGTGAGCTGGAATAAGAAGTGCGTAATCTAAAACgtattgaaattaaaataaacgtCTCAAAGAGATGCGTAATTGCGTATGCATAGTTTAGCTATTTAGacttcttttaatttatattttagattacaTGTTATTGTACAAGTGCAAGATTGGTTGAAGATTCATAGTACTTTTGCCCTCTCCTGTTTCCTATTTGAGCTCGGTCTGGAAACAAACAAGTGGTTATATTAAACCTGTGACATCATCCTATATATGTGCTTGTCGAGACAAATGGGCTTCGAACATTTTGAGGTTTATTTTTTCAACATGAGGTCTTCTCGTGCCTTAGTGTTAGGGCTGAGTGTTCGGGTACcaattcgggtttcggttcagtctattcgagttttgggttttcggggtcaaagatttcagccccattcggatatttctaaatttcggttcgggttcggttcagatctttgcgggttcggttcgggttcggataatccatttaaaatgtttttaaattttcaaaattcattatatacttattaatatttcttaaacaaataaaatttatagagatttttagctaaatattaattttgggGGGTTATTTTAGCAAAgtttaaatgattattttcataGAATTAGAGTTAATATTGtatcaattataaaaatattaagtatGATGTAAGTATGATATATATAGAACATTCTAAGATACAACTATTGTAATTTCCACTAGAAGTAACATACCTTTTATTTAGAAAccttcaaaaaatattttaaattttttattaaattttataatataaatttgtaagtcaaaataaatgattataaatctTTGTTATGGTTTATAAGTTTTAGTAtatgattttaagttttttataaattatttatgggGTGGTATGAATTCACACATAACTGGTGatgatttatttatagataCGAAGATTCTTTAAAAATCAAGATCTGTGAAGTTCAAAAGTCTATTGAAGTGTTtgagttttgaaaaaaaattgaaatattgttatgaaaac includes:
- the LOC108825802 gene encoding serine/threonine/tyrosine-protein kinase HT1, coding for MSGSCFNPFRLRRSLRSKFLPESSFPASLSANPSSSKTNRYAESETMEKKRFDSMESWSMILESENVETWEASKGEREEWTADLSQLFIGNKFASGAHSRIYRGIYKQRAVAVKMVRIPTHKKETRAKLEQQFKSEVALLSRLFHPNIVQFIAACKKPPVYCIITEYMSQGNLRMYLNKKEPYSLSIETVLRLALDISRGMEYLHSQGVIHRDLKSNNLLLNDEMRVKVADFGTSCLETQCREAKGNMGTYRWMAPEMIKEKPYTRKVDVYSFGIVLWELTTALLPFQGMTPVQAAFAVAEKNERPPLPASCQPALAHLIKRCWSENPSKRPDFSNIVAVLEKYDECVKEGLPLTSHASLTKTKNAILDRLKGCVSAISSPSSSSSVPVNA